From the Priestia aryabhattai genome, one window contains:
- a CDS encoding AEC family transporter, translated as MEISQIFIILTPIFFVILLGYLAGYFKKFDATTSKGLNTLVTKFALPAHLFVGITTTSKQTLIEKWPFLLALVLGIIGFYVLFLLVAKYVFKYSLTGASMFSLNSTQPTFAFMGIPVLGSLFGADVVAIPIAITGIVVNAMLDPLATIIGTVGQREKSEDDSEESLFKVTIKSILHGLSEPLACVPLIAVVLVLFGFQAPDLLSSSLDQIGSITSGAALFAVGVTIGIRKIQFSPAAFGIAILKVAIQPLVMLGIATAMGLSSADIVKLVLLVAFPGSAVAAMISVRFDSLAGETASAFVLSAIMSLVTLPLLISWLM; from the coding sequence ATGGAAATTAGTCAAATCTTTATTATTTTAACCCCAATCTTTTTTGTCATTTTGCTAGGTTATTTAGCAGGGTATTTTAAAAAGTTTGATGCAACGACATCTAAAGGGTTAAATACACTTGTAACAAAATTTGCGTTACCTGCACATCTATTCGTTGGTATTACGACAACATCAAAACAAACGCTTATTGAAAAGTGGCCGTTTTTACTAGCATTAGTTCTTGGTATTATTGGATTTTATGTTCTTTTCTTACTGGTTGCAAAATATGTATTCAAATACTCATTAACAGGCGCATCTATGTTCTCTTTAAACTCTACGCAGCCAACGTTTGCGTTTATGGGTATTCCAGTATTAGGTAGCTTGTTTGGTGCGGATGTAGTAGCAATTCCAATCGCTATTACGGGTATTGTAGTAAATGCTATGCTTGATCCTTTAGCCACTATTATTGGTACGGTTGGACAACGTGAAAAAAGCGAAGATGATTCAGAAGAAAGCTTATTTAAAGTAACGATCAAATCAATCTTACACGGTCTTTCTGAGCCGTTAGCCTGTGTTCCGTTGATCGCAGTAGTATTAGTATTATTCGGCTTCCAAGCGCCGGATTTATTATCAAGCAGCTTAGACCAAATTGGCTCAATTACATCTGGTGCGGCACTATTCGCAGTTGGGGTAACAATTGGTATTCGTAAAATTCAATTTAGCCCAGCGGCATTTGGTATTGCGATTTTAAAAGTTGCAATTCAGCCGCTTGTAATGTTAGGAATTGCAACAGCAATGGGCCTATCATCAGCTGACATCGTAAAATTAGTATTATTAGTAGCGTTCCCAGGTTCAGCTGTAGCAGCGATGATTTCAGTTCGCTTTGACAGCCTAGCTGGTGAAACAGCTTCAGCATTCGTACTTAGTGCCATCATGTCACTTGTTACATTACCGCTGTTAATTTCTTGGTTAATGTAA